Genomic window (Lewinellaceae bacterium):
GCCCAGCCCGTGCCAGGGCCTGGCCCATTCCGGCTCCAGCTCGAGGGCCGACGCGAAAGCTTCTTCGGCTTCCTCGTATTCTCCGGCTTCCCAATGTTTTTTGCCCTGTTCGTGGTGTTCTTCTGCAGTCATGGCGCTATTGTTTGTTTGCTGCACCCAAAATAGGCAAAATCTCAGAGCTATTGGAAAGGCGGTTGATTGTTGTGGGTTGGGGCGGGTCGATATCTTATTCCAGCTGCCCATTAAAACTGCATTTTTTTCCCAGATGGAATTCGATAGCTTTTAGATAGCGGCCCGCTGGGCCGCCAAACTTTCAATGACGATTTTTCTACAAAGATGACGGCCCGCTGGGCCGCTATGGATATATGGCAGGCAGGGCATAAATAGCTACTTTGTAGCAAACCAGCAGCCTTTGTAGCTGCTGCGCCGCAGCCTGGCCCAGAGGGCCAACATCTTTGGAGCTGCCCGCAGCCGTAACGATTGCCCGGCCCAGCAGGGCCGGCACCTTTGCAGCAAACCAGCAACTGCGCCGCAGCCTGGCCCAGCGGGCCAATATCTTTGTAGCTGCCGCAGCCGTAAAGATTGCCCGGCCCAGCAGGGCCGGCATCTTTGCAGCAAACCAGCAACTGCGCCGCAGCCTGGCCCAGAGGGCCAACATCTTTGTAGCTGCCCGCAGCCGTAACGATTGCCCGGCCCAGCAGGGCCGGCATCTTTGCAGCAAACCAGCAACTGTGCCGCAGCCTGGCCCAGAGGGCCAACATCTTTGTAGCTGCCCGCAGCCGTAACGATTGCCCGGCCCAGCAGGGCCGGCATCTTATTCCAACTGCCCATCAAAAAATTCAAACAAATACCGGTCGTCATAATCGACCTCATAGCGGCGCAACAGGGTAAGGTATTCCTCCCGAAAAGTACGCTTTCTGTGGTGTTCCGGTTGGTTCAGAATGTATTTAATGACCCTGTCCAACTCGCGCCGGGAATGGGAAAACGCACCGAAACCTTCCTGCCAGGTAAAATGAAAGGAGGAAAACCCTTTCTCCTTAATAAAATTGGTGGTTTCCGTTTTCAGAACGCTGACCGTTTCGGAGAGAGAAATGCTTGGGTTCTGCCCAATGAGGATATGGGCGTGATCCGGCATGAGGTAGATGGCCAGCAATTTGTGTTTCTTATTCTGGAGAATTCCGGTCATGTACCGCTCCGTTTCTTCGCGAAAGGACGGCTTTATCAACGCCTGCCGATACTTGACAGCAAAGACCAGATGGGTGTACAACTGGGTGTAGGTGTTCGCCATAATATTTTTTTCTTTCGAAGAAAAGGAATTATTGCTTTTAGGCAAATTTTTCCAGATGAAAATCAGTCGGCTTTAAGATAACGGCCCGCCCAGATGGGCCTGTAGGGCTGGCCGGTTTTTCCTACGGTTGAATTTTTATGAAAATCCTCTTTCCTGGTTTATCCCCTTTAAGCCTGCAACTTCTGGCTGCCATTTCCCAGCCTGGCCCAGCGGGCCAATATCTTTGTAGCAACCAGTAGCCATTATTACTACCCGGCCCGGCGGGTCGGTATCTTGTTCAGGGCAATACGCCCTTTAGAT
Coding sequences:
- the tnpA gene encoding IS200/IS605 family transposase, which produces MANTYTQLYTHLVFAVKYRQALIKPSFREETERYMTGILQNKKHKLLAIYLMPDHAHILIGQNPSISLSETVSVLKTETTNFIKEKGFSSFHFTWQEGFGAFSHSRRELDRVIKYILNQPEHHRKRTFREEYLTLLRRYEVDYDDRYLFEFFDGQLE